The genomic DNA CCACAAACACGATGAAGATCATTCTGTTGAATACGATGCAGAAGATGCATGGCAAGATGTTGCCAATTACGGAACATCTGAAACGCCGTCTGATTTAGAAAGACAAGATTCAAAAAACTATAATGGCATGTACGTAAATAGCGAAGAGAATGTAGGCTACGTAGAGGATTTTGAGAATTTTATCGGTACAGATATGTATGGAAAAAATCCGCAAGTTTTCGCTACGGAAGAGCATGAAGAATATGAACAAATGCTTGATGACTTTGAAGAGCGTACTTTTAAAGGTGAATTATCTTCAAATGAATCTAGCTCTAAAGAATAAAAAAAAGCATTCCGAAAATCGGAATGCTTTTATCGCTAGCTAATTAGTTTTTTGTAACGTTAGCAGCTTGTGGTCCACGGTTACCTTCAACGATTTCGAAAGAAACTTCTTGACCTTCTTCTAAAGTTTTGAATCCGTCACCTTGGATAGCTGAGAAGTGAACGAATACATCGTCTCCACCTTCAACTTCGATGAAACCGAAACCTTTTTCGCCGTTAAACCATTTAACTTTACCTGTTTGCATGTCATGTACCTCCTAAATAAAAATGAAACTATGAATCCACATGAAAAGGTGGATATAAAGGACATGAATGTATAACAAGCTTACAGCCTTTAATTCAACGTGCTTTATTTCCGTACCACATTATGTAGCTCAATAGTGACTTCACTATATCACGCTATATCAAAAACGTCAAATGAGAACACTTTCATTCCATTATTTTTTTATAATTTTAATATAATGTTGAATTTCCATATTCATATTTTATTGGAAAATTAACAAAACTAAAGTATTCTAACGCTATTAAATTCTGTACAATATAAGTATCTATTACATACGAGGTGAAAGAAATGAAGGCACATGAAATCGAATATAAGCTATACGGCGATGATATGCAGTTCGTTGAAATTGAATTAGATCCAGAAGAAAGCGTTATCGCTGAAGCTGGTGCAATGATGATGATGGAAGATTACATCGAAATGGAAACAATCTTCGGTGATGGTTCTGGCCCATCTGGAGGTTTATTCGGAAAATTAATGGGCGCTGGTAAGCGTCTCGTTACAGGTGAAAGCATGTTTATGACTGTATTTACAAATACAGGTCACGGCAAGCGCCACGTATCCTTTGCTGCTCCTTATCCGGGTAAAATCGTCCCTGTAGATTTAACAGAATATCAAGGCAAAGTAGTTTGCCAAAAAGATGCATTTCTTTGTGCGGCAAAAGGCGTTTCTATCGGAATCGAGTTTACAAAAAAAATCGGAACTGGTTTCTTCGGCGGTGAAGGTTTCATCATGCAAAAACTCGAAGGTGATGGACTTGCTTTTATGCATGCAGGCGGGACCGTATATAAGCGTGAATTAAAACCTGGCGAAAAGCTTCGCATTGATACAGGTTGTCTCGTTGCCATGACAAAAGACGTTAACTACGATGTCGAGTTCGTTGGAAAAGTAAAAACAGCTCTATTTGGCGGCGAAGGTTTATTCTTCGCCACGTTAGAAGGCCCTGGAACAGTTTGGATTCAGTCCTTAACACTTAGCCGCTTAGCAGCACGCCTGACAAGCCCAGCTGCTCAAGGCAGTGGTGAAGGTAGCGTTTTAGGTGGACTTGGTCGGTTATTAGATGGCAAAGAGTAATGTATAATAGTAGCAGGGATATAACCTAGCCGAACTTTTTGACTAGGTTATATCCCTTTTTATTTTTCCTTTCGACGAATAACATGCACTATTATGGTAACTTCTCAAATAAAGTGAAACTTTAATCAACCCGACTCCTACCTACCCTCTTTGCTCCAGCCGAATTTTGAAGCGGGATAAACAAAAATAATGATAGTGTCTTTAAATGCTCAGTACAAAACTCTTGCAATTCCAAACTGTAACATTTAAGATTACGTTTATAAGGAGTGATACAAACTTGAATAGTGAATTTATGATTGCTGTGCATTGTTTAGTTTATCTGAATCATGTACCTGGAAATATGGCGAATAGTGAACAATTAGCTGATAACATTTGTGCCAATGCAGCAAGAATTCGCAAAGTCATGCGAATGTTAAAAAAGAATGGTTTAATTTCTACAAAAGAAGGAATTAACGGTGGTTATATTTTCAAGCACAATCCTAAAGATGTTACGCTTGGAGACATTTATGAACTAACTTCAACTAATTCTTTATCTTCTAATTGGAGATCTGGTGATATAGATAAAGACTGTACAATTTCTTCGGGAATAGGCGATGTAATGACTGACATATTCATCGAGGGCGATAAACATTATAAATTATTTTTAGATCAACTAAGTATACAAGATGTTATAGATAAATTATTTAAATAAAGAGTTTCATTTTGGTATAAATACTTTTACAAACTATACCGAAATGAAAGTATGTTATAAATGTAACTTTTTAAATTACATTTCACTTATTCAAAGCTTCTTACCAAAAATTATAGCTACATACGAAAGGAATGTTTATTATGTCTAACAATTTATATCAAAAAGAAAATTTACGTCATTTATCAAAATTATCTACACTGGCACCCGAACAAGCTCAAGCATTTCAAAAGTTTAGTAGACAAGTTATGACTGAAGGTGCTTTATCGAAGAAAGAAAAAGAAATCATTGCCGTTGCAGTAGCACATGCAACAGAATGTCCATATTGTATTGATGCACATACAGTAAGTGCAAAACGTGCTGGTGCATCTCTTGAAGAACTAACAGAAGCCATCTTTGTAGTCGCTTCTGTTGAAGCTGGTGGCGCAATCACACATAGTACACATATGCAAAATGCCTTAGATTCTAGTGCCGACGATGTACTATATCGCCGATCAAATTTACAAAAAGTAGCAAACCTAAAACAATTTGCACCTGAAGGCTTCTCAGCATTTATGGAGTTTAACATGGCTGCAACGAAAGAAGGAACTCTAAGCAAAAAACTAAAAGAATTAATTGCTATCGCTATCGCACACACAACAGAATGCCCATATTGTATCGATGTGCATACAAAATCTGCAGCAAAAGCCGGAGCAACAAAAGAAGAAATTGCAGAAGCTATTTTAGTTGCAGCTGCTTTACGAGCAGGCGGTGCTTACGCTCATATGGCTAACATGATTGAAAGCTATCAAAAATAGAAGCCTTTGGAAAAGTATCCTCATGAAACGGATACTTTTTCTTTTATTATTCTTTGTCGATATATTTTAATGTAATTATTGATATGCTCGTTCTTTTCCCCCATAATCCACATCACGTAACTTTAAATTCAAGCCTTTTTTCAAAAGAATGAATCAAGTCCCTCACTGCATATATTGAATTATACCTTTTCTTAAGGAGGGCTTCCTTAATGCGTACTCCTTTATCTTTTGATAAAGATACTGCCATATTGTTAGCTTCTTGTTGTGAGTTAACGTATGAACAATATAAACAAAATGGGATTTTCGAAATACCAGATGGTTTTCAATATGTACAAGGCTTTCAAGGAAAAACAATTCAAACGACGGATTGGTTTGGATTCATACTAGAATCTGAGGATACGATTATTATAGCTTTTCGGGGTACACAAACAGATACAGACTGGATTATCGATTCACTCGTCAACCAAAAGCCATATCCATATGCTTTAAACAGCGGAAATGTCCATAACGGATTTCTTTCTATTTATGAATCTTGCCGAGATTCTATTATGGATATGCTCGTATCATTACCGGCCCATAAGAAACTTCTTGCAACTGGTCATAGCTTAGGCGGCGCACTCGCTACGCTACATATACTAGATGCGCGTATCAACACCGCCTTCGCACAGTACGGTCTGTATACATTTGCCTCTCCAAAAGTTGGCGATATTGCATTTCGCAATTATTATAAACTACAAGTAGCTAGTAGCTTTCGCTTTGTTAATTTATTTGATGTCGTTCCTCTTCTCCCTCCGCGCAATGTCCATTTTAATGAACAAGACTGGGAATATGCACACGTTCATCACAACATGACTTTTACAAAAAACACAAAGTCTATTACAAATAATCATTCCATTACAACATACAAAACATGTCTGACTTCTCATTTTTAACCAGTAAACAATTGGAAATTAAATATCCTTATACTATAATAATATATGAATTTACTTTTGGATGAGGGGACCTTACATGCTAAAATTTATCTTTGCACTTTTTCTCATTGTAATTTTTTCGTTTACAGGTTTCTTTACATTTTCATACTTTGCGACAGGAGAATATGATGGAACAGGTATCATATATACCGCCATCCCATTTCTTTCTTAAGCAAAAAAAGAAAACCGAGCTTAATAAGATTAAGCTCGGTTTTTTAAGCCATTATATTCCTCTTTTAAAAGTGAATACACTTTAGCATCCCTATACGTATTATCCATTTTTACACTTTGTCTCAATATGCCTTCATATACCATTTTCAATTTTTGCATCACACGTTCAGAAGCTATATTCTCTGCGTCACATCTTCCTTCCATACGGTTTATATTCAGCTCCTGAAAGCCTATTTCAATGAGTTCTTCTAAAGCTTCCACAATAAGTCCTTTCCCCCAATACGCTGGGCTAATTACAGCTCCAATCGATGCACTATTATGTGGCATGAGCCATATTCGACATGTCCCAATCACTTTTTGAGTATCCTTCAGCATAATAGACCATATAAGAGCTTTACCTTCTCGTATCGTTGCAAGCATATTTTCTATTAAACTATGCGTTTCCTCTTTCATTTTATGTACTTCCCGGGGTACATATATAGCTGCTTCTGGATTCGAATACACTTCAAACAAATCATCTACATGCGAATACTGTATCTTCGTTAATATTAATCTATCTGTTTTTAAATCCAGTTCCTCACACATATCTCCCATACATCATTTACCTCACTTCAACTTAATAAAGAAAAGTCCCTTCAAAAGGGACCTTCACTTAATACTGTTTAACCGCATTACCAATACCCCAAATCTCATTACTATACTGTAAAATCGTTCGATCGCTAGCAAAATGACCAGATTGTGCAATATTTAAAATTGACATTTCTAGCCACTTCGTTCGGTTTTCATAAGCTCTACCAACAGCTTCTTGCCTTTCCGCATATGGACCAAAATCTCGCAGAACGAAATATTCATCATTTTGAATAACGAGAGAATCATAAATCGCTTCAAATTCAGCCCCCGAATGTGCAAAGAAACCATTCGTTAACTGATCTACTACTTTTTTAATGTGCCCATTGTGGTGATAATAATCACTTGCACGATATCCACCATTTTGATAGTAATGAAGAACCTCTTCGGCCGTTAAACCGAAAATGAAACAGTTATCATCACCGACCCGATCTTTTATTTCAATATTAGCTCCGTCTAGCGTACCGAGTGTAATCGCACCATTCATCATAAATTTCATATTCCCTGTTCCTGAAGCTTCTTTACTCGCAGTGGAAATTTGCTCACTTACATCCGCCGCTGGGAATATATCTTCCGCTAGAGACACTCGGTAGTTTTCTAGAAAGATAACTTTCATATATTGACTTACGTACGGATCATTATTCACTTTCCTTGCGAGTTCATTAATTAATTTAATAATTTTTTTCGCATAGTAATAGCCAGGTGATGCTTTCGCTCCAAAGATAAAAGTACGCGGATAAAATGTAAAACTAGCATCCTCTTTCAAACGGTTATACAAATATAAAATATGAAGAACATTTAATAATTGTCGCTTGTAAGCATGCAGTCTTTTTACTTGCACATCAAAAATAGAATTTGGATCAATTGTAATCCCCATTGTATGATGAATACGCTCTGCTAAAATCTCTTTACGCTCTTGTTTTACCCCTGCAAATTTCTCTTGGAAACTCGCATCGTATTGAACTAATTGTAGCTCTTGAAGCTTAATCGGTTCTTTCTTCCACTCTGTTCCAATCGCCTCTGAAATAAGGTTCGTCAACTGGGGATTCGCCTTCATTAACCAGCGTCTATGAGCGATTCCATTCGTTTTATTATTAAACTTATCTGGATAAAACTCATAAAATAATCGCATTTCACGTTGCTTTAAAATTTCCGTATGAATTTTTGCTACACCGTTTACGCTATGGCTGCCGACAATTGCTAAATGGG from Bacillus basilensis includes the following:
- a CDS encoding GNAT family N-acetyltransferase, which gives rise to MGDMCEELDLKTDRLILTKIQYSHVDDLFEVYSNPEAAIYVPREVHKMKEETHSLIENMLATIREGKALIWSIMLKDTQKVIGTCRIWLMPHNSASIGAVISPAYWGKGLIVEALEELIEIGFQELNINRMEGRCDAENIASERVMQKLKMVYEGILRQSVKMDNTYRDAKVYSLLKEEYNGLKNRA
- the cspD gene encoding cold-shock protein CspD, coding for MQTGKVKWFNGEKGFGFIEVEGGDDVFVHFSAIQGDGFKTLEEGQEVSFEIVEGNRGPQAANVTKN
- a CDS encoding Rrf2 family transcriptional regulator, whose amino-acid sequence is MNSEFMIAVHCLVYLNHVPGNMANSEQLADNICANAARIRKVMRMLKKNGLISTKEGINGGYIFKHNPKDVTLGDIYELTSTNSLSSNWRSGDIDKDCTISSGIGDVMTDIFIEGDKHYKLFLDQLSIQDVIDKLFK
- a CDS encoding carboxymuconolactone decarboxylase family protein, whose protein sequence is MSNNLYQKENLRHLSKLSTLAPEQAQAFQKFSRQVMTEGALSKKEKEIIAVAVAHATECPYCIDAHTVSAKRAGASLEELTEAIFVVASVEAGGAITHSTHMQNALDSSADDVLYRRSNLQKVANLKQFAPEGFSAFMEFNMAATKEGTLSKKLKELIAIAIAHTTECPYCIDVHTKSAAKAGATKEEIAEAILVAAALRAGGAYAHMANMIESYQK
- a CDS encoding TIGR00266 family protein; protein product: MKAHEIEYKLYGDDMQFVEIELDPEESVIAEAGAMMMMEDYIEMETIFGDGSGPSGGLFGKLMGAGKRLVTGESMFMTVFTNTGHGKRHVSFAAPYPGKIVPVDLTEYQGKVVCQKDAFLCAAKGVSIGIEFTKKIGTGFFGGEGFIMQKLEGDGLAFMHAGGTVYKRELKPGEKLRIDTGCLVAMTKDVNYDVEFVGKVKTALFGGEGLFFATLEGPGTVWIQSLTLSRLAARLTSPAAQGSGEGSVLGGLGRLLDGKE
- a CDS encoding lipase family protein, encoding MRTPLSFDKDTAILLASCCELTYEQYKQNGIFEIPDGFQYVQGFQGKTIQTTDWFGFILESEDTIIIAFRGTQTDTDWIIDSLVNQKPYPYALNSGNVHNGFLSIYESCRDSIMDMLVSLPAHKKLLATGHSLGGALATLHILDARINTAFAQYGLYTFASPKVGDIAFRNYYKLQVASSFRFVNLFDVVPLLPPRNVHFNEQDWEYAHVHHNMTFTKNTKSITNNHSITTYKTCLTSHF